The following are encoded together in the Deinococcus soli (ex Cha et al. 2016) genome:
- a CDS encoding anti-sigma factor domain-containing protein yields the protein MISREDILALALGQLGSADEQRVRAAIEADPALARDYRADLEFLHGLPDSLPDVPVPDGAEARLMDRLALETAAQASATPTPSQVPGGSSPNVPLYPAGQVPATATTVRSPRGLNWRLMLLSVVAALTLGVIFLRPPAEQSLLSQYQETPGAQSQPLAANGQPLGELIRLPDGRAFLHLNALAPQDRVYQLWRIEGGKPISAGVFDGQGIVIPRVEAGQTVAVSVEPTGGSEQPTTTPILIQQL from the coding sequence GTGATCAGCAGAGAAGACATCCTGGCGCTCGCCCTGGGACAACTGGGTTCCGCCGACGAGCAGCGCGTCCGGGCCGCCATCGAGGCCGACCCGGCCCTGGCCCGCGACTACCGCGCGGACCTCGAATTCCTGCACGGGCTGCCCGACAGCCTCCCGGACGTCCCCGTGCCCGATGGCGCCGAGGCGCGCCTGATGGACCGTCTGGCGCTCGAAACTGCCGCCCAGGCCAGCGCGACGCCCACCCCGTCCCAAGTTCCGGGCGGCAGTTCTCCGAACGTCCCACTGTACCCGGCCGGTCAGGTGCCCGCCACTGCCACCACCGTCCGCTCGCCACGCGGACTGAACTGGCGCCTGATGCTGCTCTCCGTCGTGGCGGCCCTCACGCTCGGCGTGATCTTCCTGCGCCCGCCGGCCGAGCAGAGCCTGCTCAGCCAGTATCAGGAGACCCCCGGCGCGCAGAGCCAGCCGCTCGCCGCGAACGGACAGCCGCTGGGCGAACTGATCCGCCTGCCCGACGGCCGCGCGTTCCTGCATCTGAACGCCCTGGCTCCCCAGGACCGCGTGTACCAGCTGTGGCGCATCGAGGGCGGCAAGCCCATCAGCGCCGGTGTCTTCGATGGGCAGGGCATCGTGATTCCCCGCGTGGAGGCCGGGCAGACCGTCGCGGTCAGCGTGGAACCGACCGGCGGCAGCGAACAGCCCACCACCACGCCCATCCTGATTCAGCAACTGTAA
- a CDS encoding RNA polymerase sigma factor: MTAPLHPDLPDEALIRAMADGTEDALRELHRRYARLLYSLGHRMLRQADDVESCVQDAFMNAWRHAARFDPTRASAKTWLVSIAHHRFLQELRDRPDTPLEIEEWDAPTASPDVDSQVMAQGAVQALDETQRHLVELAYYRGYSHSELAILTGLPVGTVKSRLRAAIDRMRTHLGLQS, translated from the coding sequence ATGACTGCCCCCCTTCACCCCGACCTGCCGGACGAGGCGCTCATCCGCGCGATGGCCGACGGCACCGAAGACGCCCTGCGGGAACTGCACCGCCGCTACGCCCGGCTGCTGTACAGCCTCGGGCACCGCATGCTCCGGCAGGCGGACGACGTGGAAAGCTGCGTTCAGGACGCCTTCATGAACGCCTGGCGGCACGCCGCCCGCTTTGACCCCACCCGGGCCAGTGCCAAGACGTGGCTGGTGAGTATCGCCCACCACCGTTTTCTTCAGGAGCTGCGTGACCGGCCCGATACCCCCCTGGAGATCGAGGAGTGGGACGCCCCCACCGCCTCACCCGACGTGGACTCGCAGGTCATGGCGCAGGGCGCCGTGCAGGCCCTCGACGAGACGCAGCGGCACCTTGTGGAACTCGCGTACTACCGCGGGTACTCGCACAGTGAACTGGCCATCCTGACCGGACTGCCGGTCGGTACAGTAAAATCCCGGCTGCGCGCCGCGATCGACCGCATGCGCACCCACCTGGGCCTCCAGTCATGA
- a CDS encoding metallophosphoesterase — protein MRVYAIADLHLAFCTPKPMTVFGPQWAGHPQAIFDEWRAVVRDEDLVLLPGDLSWAMRLPEAMQDLAPVAALPGTKVLLRGNHDYWWPTASKLRAALPDGMLAVVNDAVRVGNVVVCGSRGWITPGFEPLGADDQRLLDREAERLSLSVQAARSIRQPGDHLILMLHYPPATPPYPANPITRVIDDARPDQIVYGHLHGVAPERAMRHVNGVPAHLVAADGLKFRPRLLLDTHT, from the coding sequence ATGCGCGTGTACGCGATAGCCGACCTGCACCTCGCCTTCTGCACCCCGAAACCCATGACGGTGTTCGGGCCGCAGTGGGCTGGGCATCCGCAGGCGATCTTCGACGAGTGGCGCGCCGTCGTGCGCGACGAAGATCTGGTGCTGCTGCCCGGCGACCTGTCCTGGGCGATGCGGCTGCCCGAGGCGATGCAGGACCTCGCGCCGGTCGCCGCTCTCCCCGGCACGAAGGTGCTGCTGCGCGGCAACCACGACTACTGGTGGCCCACCGCCTCCAAACTCCGTGCGGCCCTCCCGGACGGCATGCTGGCCGTCGTGAACGACGCCGTGCGCGTGGGGAACGTCGTCGTGTGCGGTTCACGCGGCTGGATCACCCCCGGCTTCGAGCCGCTGGGCGCGGACGACCAGCGCCTGCTGGACCGCGAGGCCGAACGCCTCAGCCTGAGCGTGCAGGCCGCCCGCAGCATCCGGCAGCCCGGCGACCACCTGATCCTGATGCTGCACTACCCCCCGGCCACCCCGCCATACCCGGCCAACCCGATCACCCGCGTGATCGACGACGCCCGGCCCGACCAGATCGTGTACGGGCACCTGCACGGCGTCGCGCCCGAACGCGCCATGCGGCACGTGAACGGCGTCCCGGCGCATCTGGTCGCGGCGGACGGCCTGAAATTCCGGCCCCGGCTGCTGCTCGACACCCACACCTGA
- a CDS encoding DEAD/DEAH box RNA helicase: MNFDQLIAPELAARLAERGITEASPIQAESLPLTLAGKDMIGRARTGTGKTLAFALPILSKLETSRERARLPRAIVVAPTRELAKQVADEFSKSGAHLTTVTVYGGASYGPQENALRRGVDVVVGTPGRLIDHLERGNLDLSAVEFAVLDEADEMLSVGFADAIETILKSTPETRQTLLFSATLTNDINRLSRKYLNDPVIVDMVGEGKSQAAQTVEHLKVKVGRTRTRVLADLLTIYNPEKAIVFTRTKREADELANELIHRGIESEALHGDLAQSQRERALGAFRGGRANVLVATDVAARGLDIPEVDLVVQYHLPQDPESYVHRSGRTGRAGRTGTAIIMYGDREGREVAGLERITGVRFIERPLPTPKEVAQASARASADMVRKVDESAAANFQAEAERLFSELGLEALSRALAKISGVTEPVKAASLLSGEEGLTTIILHAERMSVARAVAVLARNGDLDTRRLGKVRQWRGGAVADVPSEFVEKLMAASPLEGEVQVEIAQELPELFEQPTRERRDQGGYQGGRGYRDEGGYRGRGNGGGGYGNRGGGYQGQGGGDRGGYQGGNRGGQGQGRWSRDRDDRAPRREDFADREFVPAGR; the protein is encoded by the coding sequence ATGAACTTTGATCAACTGATTGCGCCCGAACTCGCGGCGCGTCTCGCCGAGCGCGGTATCACGGAAGCCAGCCCCATCCAGGCCGAGAGCCTGCCCCTCACCCTGGCCGGTAAGGACATGATCGGCCGCGCCCGTACGGGCACCGGCAAGACCCTGGCCTTCGCGCTGCCGATCCTCAGCAAGCTGGAAACCAGCCGCGAACGCGCCCGTCTGCCCCGCGCCATCGTCGTGGCCCCCACCCGTGAACTCGCCAAGCAGGTCGCGGACGAGTTCAGCAAGAGCGGCGCCCACCTGACCACCGTCACGGTGTACGGCGGCGCCAGCTACGGCCCGCAGGAGAACGCCCTGCGCCGCGGCGTGGACGTCGTGGTCGGCACCCCCGGCCGCCTGATCGACCACCTCGAGCGCGGCAACCTCGACCTGAGCGCCGTGGAATTCGCGGTGCTGGACGAGGCCGACGAGATGCTCAGCGTGGGCTTCGCCGACGCCATCGAGACCATCCTCAAGAGCACCCCCGAGACCCGTCAGACGCTGCTGTTCAGCGCCACGCTGACGAACGACATCAACCGTCTGTCCCGCAAGTACCTGAACGACCCCGTCATCGTGGACATGGTCGGCGAGGGCAAGAGCCAGGCCGCGCAGACCGTCGAGCACCTGAAGGTCAAGGTGGGCCGCACCCGCACACGCGTGCTAGCCGACCTGCTGACCATCTACAACCCGGAAAAGGCCATCGTGTTCACCCGCACCAAGCGTGAAGCGGACGAACTGGCGAACGAACTGATCCACCGCGGCATCGAGAGCGAGGCGCTGCACGGCGACCTGGCGCAGAGCCAGCGTGAACGCGCCCTGGGCGCCTTCCGTGGCGGCCGCGCCAACGTGCTCGTCGCCACCGACGTCGCCGCGCGCGGCCTGGACATCCCCGAGGTCGACCTGGTCGTGCAGTACCACCTGCCCCAGGACCCCGAGAGCTACGTGCACCGCTCCGGCCGCACCGGCCGCGCGGGCCGCACCGGCACCGCGATCATCATGTACGGCGACCGTGAAGGCCGCGAGGTGGCGGGCCTGGAACGCATCACCGGCGTGCGCTTCATCGAGCGTCCCCTGCCCACACCCAAGGAAGTCGCGCAGGCCAGCGCCCGCGCCAGCGCCGACATGGTCCGCAAGGTTGACGAGAGTGCCGCCGCGAACTTCCAGGCGGAAGCCGAGCGCCTGTTCAGCGAGCTGGGCCTGGAGGCCCTGAGCCGCGCCCTGGCGAAGATCAGCGGCGTGACCGAGCCCGTCAAAGCCGCCAGCCTCCTGAGCGGCGAGGAGGGCCTGACCACCATCATCCTGCACGCCGAGCGCATGAGCGTGGCGCGCGCCGTCGCCGTCCTGGCCCGCAACGGCGACCTGGACACCCGCCGCCTCGGCAAGGTGCGCCAGTGGCGCGGCGGCGCCGTGGCCGACGTGCCCAGCGAGTTCGTCGAGAAGCTGATGGCCGCCAGCCCGCTGGAAGGCGAGGTGCAGGTGGAAATCGCGCAGGAACTGCCCGAACTGTTCGAGCAGCCCACCCGCGAGCGCCGCGACCAGGGCGGCTACCAGGGTGGCCGCGGCTACCGTGACGAGGGCGGCTACCGTGGCCGTGGCAACGGCGGCGGCGGCTACGGCAACCGTGGCGGCGGCTACCAGGGCCAGGGCGGCGGCGACCGCGGCGGGTACCAGGGTGGCAACCGTGGGGGGCAGGGCCAGGGCCGCTGGAGCCGTGACCGTGACGACCGCGCCCCGCGCCGCGAGGACTTCGCTGACCGCGAGTTCGTCCCCGCCGGCCGCTGA
- the tatA gene encoding twin-arginine translocase TatA/TatE family subunit, translating to MPNIGPAELLVVLLVALVVFGPRKLPELGKSLGNGLREFRKSTQGLRDDLNVIAPSPTVQAPTAAAVATAASVAAVPAAQPAAAHAVTATLAPDSGAHRA from the coding sequence ATGCCCAACATTGGACCCGCTGAACTGCTCGTCGTGCTGCTCGTCGCCCTGGTGGTCTTCGGCCCCCGCAAACTGCCGGAACTCGGCAAGAGTCTCGGCAACGGTCTGCGCGAATTTCGAAAGAGCACCCAGGGCCTGCGGGACGACCTGAACGTCATCGCGCCTTCCCCCACCGTCCAGGCCCCCACGGCTGCTGCCGTGGCGACCGCCGCCTCGGTCGCCGCCGTCCCCGCCGCTCAGCCGGCCGCCGCGCACGCCGTGACAGCCACCCTGGCCCCGGACAGCGGCGCCCACCGGGCGTAA
- a CDS encoding metallophosphoesterase family protein, whose translation MRLAILGDVHGNAFALRAVLDDIRAASPDQVLNLGDTVWGCADPASAWALQQECAPPSVRGNTDERVAGLRDGKETMRAWVRARLPADVPATLAALPTHLDTADGEVRVAHGSPRSPWEDLMLTGTPDGHTRPARFRELRERLGGFRFGAGGRVCIVGHTHREMLTVVDGLTVVNAGPVSRQKDGLPLARWVQLTRRAGHWTAEFRRVPYDTQAASTWARTHGPAGAGDHEAHWLTTGREP comes from the coding sequence ATGCGCCTCGCAATCCTGGGTGACGTGCACGGCAACGCCTTCGCGCTGCGCGCCGTGCTGGACGACATCCGCGCCGCGAGTCCCGATCAGGTGCTGAACCTGGGCGACACCGTGTGGGGCTGCGCGGATCCCGCCAGCGCCTGGGCGCTGCAACAGGAGTGCGCGCCGCCCAGCGTGCGCGGCAACACCGACGAACGGGTCGCGGGCCTGCGTGACGGCAAGGAGACCATGCGCGCCTGGGTGCGCGCCCGGCTCCCGGCGGACGTGCCCGCGACCCTCGCGGCCCTGCCCACCCACCTCGACACGGCCGACGGCGAGGTCCGCGTCGCGCACGGCAGCCCCCGCAGTCCCTGGGAAGACCTGATGCTCACCGGGACCCCGGACGGGCACACCCGCCCCGCCCGCTTCAGGGAACTGCGCGAGCGGCTGGGCGGCTTCCGCTTCGGCGCGGGCGGCCGCGTGTGCATCGTCGGGCACACCCACCGTGAGATGCTGACCGTCGTGGACGGCCTGACCGTCGTAAATGCCGGACCCGTTTCCCGGCAGAAGGACGGGCTGCCGCTGGCCCGGTGGGTGCAGCTCACCCGCCGCGCCGGGCACTGGACGGCCGAGTTCCGCCGCGTGCCCTACGACACGCAGGCGGCCTCCACCTGGGCCCGCACGCATGGCCCGGCCGGTGCAGGCGACCACGAGGCCCACTGGCTGACCACCGGACGCGAACCCTGA
- a CDS encoding RluA family pseudouridine synthase, whose product MTDAAPSPDRLTLTATPGRLDAVVSALSGASRSQVSGWIEAGHVQVGGVVAGKASLKLRGGEVLTVQVPSPADATVAPEQVPLDVIFEDEHLIAVNKPAGMVTHPAPGVTTGTLVNALLGRMTLPEQSGFDGPDGYRPGIVHRLDKDTSGVIVVAKTVAAHARLASAFKDRETRKTYLAIAAGAWSAQAPVNVDVPVGRHPVQRQRMTVGGAHPREAQTLFTPLDTRPDGHGRILTLVRAQPRTGRTHQLRVHLAHLGSPILGDTVYGRPSELIARQALHAQFLTIPHPVTGEALHLHAPIPDDLLQAWVALGGVLPAGLEQAP is encoded by the coding sequence GTGACCGACGCCGCCCCCTCCCCTGATCGCCTGACCCTGACTGCCACGCCCGGACGCCTCGACGCGGTCGTGTCGGCGCTGAGTGGTGCCAGCCGCTCGCAGGTGTCCGGCTGGATCGAGGCCGGGCACGTGCAGGTGGGCGGCGTGGTGGCCGGCAAGGCCAGCCTGAAACTGCGTGGCGGGGAGGTCCTGACCGTGCAGGTCCCGTCGCCCGCCGACGCGACGGTGGCGCCCGAGCAGGTGCCGCTGGACGTGATCTTCGAGGACGAGCACCTGATCGCCGTGAACAAACCCGCCGGGATGGTCACGCACCCCGCGCCGGGCGTCACGACGGGCACGCTGGTGAACGCCCTGCTGGGCCGTATGACGCTGCCCGAGCAGTCCGGATTCGACGGCCCGGATGGTTACCGGCCCGGCATCGTGCATCGGCTGGACAAGGACACCAGTGGCGTGATCGTCGTGGCCAAGACGGTCGCGGCCCACGCGCGGCTGGCGTCGGCCTTCAAGGACCGTGAGACGCGCAAGACGTATCTGGCTATCGCGGCGGGCGCGTGGTCCGCGCAGGCACCGGTGAACGTGGACGTGCCCGTCGGGCGGCACCCGGTGCAGCGCCAGCGCATGACGGTGGGCGGCGCACACCCGCGTGAGGCGCAGACGCTGTTCACGCCGCTGGACACCCGTCCGGATGGGCACGGGCGCATCCTGACCCTGGTGCGGGCGCAGCCACGCACGGGCCGCACCCACCAGCTCCGCGTGCATCTGGCGCACCTGGGCAGCCCGATCCTGGGCGACACCGTGTATGGCCGCCCCTCGGAACTGATCGCCCGGCAGGCGCTGCACGCGCAGTTCCTGACCATCCCGCATCCGGTGACGGGCGAGGCGCTGCACCTGCACGCGCCCATCCCGGACGACCTCCTCCAGGCGTGGGTCGCGCTGGGCGGCGTCCTGCCCGCCGGGCTGGAGCAGGCACCCTGA